A window of the Tiliqua scincoides isolate rTilSci1 chromosome 5, rTilSci1.hap2, whole genome shotgun sequence genome harbors these coding sequences:
- the BCAT2 gene encoding branched-chain-amino-acid aminotransferase, mitochondrial, translated as MAAGMGFARVLRRILRVKSHNALASLLGPRRFLSASFKASDLQIELSKHPNPKPDPGKLVFGKNFTDHMLTVEWSQEKGWGKPHIKPFQNLSLHPATSALHYSVELFEGMKAFRGPDKRIRIFRPTMNMQRMFRSAVRICLPTFDQTELLECIRQLISVDQDWVPHSDTASLYIRPTFIGTEPSLGVARSNHALLYVILCPVGPYFTTGSFNPISLLADPRFVRAWMGGVGNSKLGGNYGPTIYVQNEATKEDCQQVLWLYGDDHQITEVGTMNIFLFWKNEQGDLELVTPPLNGIILPGVVRQSLLDLARKWGEFKVSENIITMASLIKGLEENRVKEVFGSGTACVVCPVNRIFYQGKNYHIPTMENGPEIAQRFLKELTDIQYGRVASDWVLLV; from the exons GCGTCGGATCTTCAGATTGAATTGAGCAAGCACCCAAATCCCAAACCGGACCCCGGGAAGCTGGTctttggcaaaaatttcaccgaCCACATGCTCACTGTGGAATGGAGCCAGGAGAAAGGCTGGGGAAAGCCGCACATCAAACCCTTTCAGAATCTCTCTCTCCACCCAGCCACTTCGGCCTTGCACTACTCTGTAGAG CTCTTTGAGGGGATGAAGGCTTTCCGGGGTCCAGACAAGCGTATCCGAATTTTTCGTCCCACGATGAACATGCAACGCATGTTTCGGTCTGCTGTCCGTATATGCCTTCCC ACCTTTGACCAAACTGAGCTCCTTGAGTGCATCCGACAGCTAATCTCTGTGGACCAGGATTGGGTTCCTCACTCAGACACTGCCAGCCTCTACATCCGGCCCACTTTCATTGGTACTGAG CCTTCTTTGGGGGTCGCCAGGTCAAACCATGCTTTGCTGTACGTTATTCTGTGCCCTGTGGGCCCCTATTTCACCACCGGCAGCTTCAACCCTATTTCTCTCCTGGCTGATCCTCGCTTTGTTCGGGCCTGGATGGGTGGCGTTGGCAACAGCAAACTGGGCGG CAACTATGGTCCCACCATCTATGTACAAAATGAGGCCACCAAAGAGGATTGCCAGCAAGTCTTGTGGCTCTACGGGGATGACCACCAGATCACGGAAGTTGGGACCATGAATATCTTCCTGTTCTGGAAAAACGAGCAAGGAG ATCTGGAACTGGTCACTCCTCCATTGAATGGAATAATCCTTCCTGGTGTGGTCCGGCAAAGCCTCTTAGATTTGGCACGCAaatgg GGGGAATTCAAAGTTTCCGAGAACATCATCACAATGGCCAGCCTGATCAAAGGCCTGGAAGAGAACAGGGTCAAGGAAGTGTTTGGTTCAGGCACTGCATGTGTCGTTTGTCCTGTGAACAGAATCTTCTATCAGGGCAAG AATTACCATATCCCCACTATGGAGAACGGGCCTGAGATTGCTCAACGGTTTCTGAAGGAGCTGACAGATATTCAG TATGGACGTGTTGCCAGTGACTGGGTCCTGCTGGTTTGA